A stretch of the Saccharolobus caldissimus genome encodes the following:
- a CDS encoding DUF1156 domain-containing protein, with the protein MSQNTERRLIESDTFANLVPEIDIKAAKEKGPGRPVYWDMIFWWTRKPLISARAFTAAALLPENYPLEKFKRMIRLSENLPHKYQPFVNNEFKNFTILDPFAGFGSIPLEAKRLKVGKVIASELLPTAYVFLKAILEYPKYGIKLLDDLKKYGKELIKSIEDDVKELYGDSSGFVGTWEVRCPHCGNYTPLVNQWWLLTLKGSDDEEEGESEEEVKSCNFKRLVFMKPEVNDKQLRIEVIDLNKELNKKTISAKKTKDKIIVNGKEYRVPEGNVNAKKSYAKCLFCNTTFPGKGDKWYVREAIKDWNEKYEKYLNGEISLEELQNAKARPTLLVKFKGEGKDLEFEEINEEDKKKFWESFEKLRDIDINNMPTESVASYASRRTTIAWGMDKFYKLFNARQLIIFSRIIAKLNELRGKIEGYEEYKEAIITYLTIAFLNHIRHNCFLTSVESNRTFIRDALRFRGFAFTWNWVEISPLVHIIGSLSKSLDHVIEGLEYLIQTNTDSKIEIINNDVNELTLSDKVDIIVTDPPYADDVPYPEVSDFYYVWLKRIIPFPYRTQWEEFVPKDIGVDGERSKAFGDSVGSYEYFRNKLAQAFNKLAEILKDVGLLITFYNHTSPDAWVSLLYAGWYVSKFRITTTYAVTTEYETRVTALNTTISLDKSIVIVWRKKAEGSKLIQEVRREAISKVSDWISNMLNKQQLKLSIDTYIEVLGKVLSVFTQYEKILGLRGEGINAVEDLVTNYVFPTTAQAIIEGLSRGIGVRITDPYAVYYVLVKLLIPTPKKGVRKLDNNSLVFLNISSGSLDVEDLQSKGVVRVEDSTIALVEPEQDKDTIAALEQLPEVKMVLQGNYNFSNPVQVFHYLEYVSLKYSDKLKDEIEKLRERTRFVDEALAIAKVFARVLPDNDIEKEPSKRLSGEKVGIERWLNG; encoded by the coding sequence ATGTCTCAAAATACAGAGAGACGGTTAATCGAAAGTGATACCTTTGCAAATCTAGTACCAGAAATTGATATAAAAGCGGCTAAGGAGAAGGGTCCAGGGAGGCCGGTTTATTGGGATATGATTTTCTGGTGGACTAGAAAGCCCTTAATTTCAGCTAGGGCATTTACTGCAGCTGCATTACTTCCAGAAAATTACCCCCTTGAGAAGTTTAAAAGAATGATTAGATTATCAGAGAATCTTCCCCATAAATATCAACCCTTTGTAAATAATGAATTTAAAAACTTCACGATTTTAGACCCTTTTGCTGGATTTGGTTCAATTCCATTGGAAGCTAAAAGGTTGAAAGTAGGTAAGGTAATTGCTTCTGAATTATTACCTACCGCATATGTATTTTTAAAGGCTATTCTTGAGTATCCTAAATACGGAATAAAACTTTTAGATGACTTAAAGAAATACGGCAAAGAGCTAATAAAAAGTATAGAAGACGACGTCAAAGAATTATATGGAGACTCTTCAGGTTTTGTAGGTACATGGGAGGTAAGGTGTCCACACTGTGGCAATTATACCCCTTTAGTCAATCAGTGGTGGTTGTTGACATTAAAAGGAAGTGACGATGAGGAAGAAGGAGAGAGTGAAGAAGAAGTTAAGTCTTGTAATTTCAAAAGATTAGTTTTCATGAAACCGGAGGTTAATGACAAGCAACTAAGAATAGAGGTAATTGATCTAAATAAAGAACTTAACAAGAAGACTATATCCGCAAAGAAGACTAAGGATAAAATAATAGTTAACGGTAAGGAATATAGGGTTCCAGAGGGAAACGTTAATGCAAAAAAGAGTTATGCTAAATGCTTATTCTGTAATACCACTTTTCCTGGTAAGGGAGACAAGTGGTACGTTAGGGAGGCGATAAAGGATTGGAATGAGAAGTATGAGAAATACTTAAATGGAGAGATTAGTCTAGAAGAATTACAAAACGCTAAAGCAAGGCCAACACTCCTAGTTAAGTTTAAGGGAGAAGGAAAAGATCTAGAATTTGAAGAGATTAATGAAGAAGACAAGAAAAAGTTCTGGGAAAGTTTTGAAAAATTAAGGGATATTGATATTAACAATATGCCTACAGAAAGCGTAGCTAGCTATGCATCTAGAAGGACTACTATAGCGTGGGGAATGGATAAGTTTTACAAATTATTTAACGCAAGACAGTTAATAATATTTTCAAGGATTATTGCTAAACTGAATGAACTTAGAGGAAAGATAGAAGGATATGAGGAATACAAGGAAGCAATAATAACATACTTAACTATAGCATTTCTAAATCATATAAGGCATAATTGTTTCTTAACATCAGTTGAGTCTAATAGAACATTTATTCGAGACGCATTAAGGTTTAGAGGATTTGCATTTACTTGGAACTGGGTTGAAATATCTCCTTTAGTCCACATAATAGGATCTTTATCTAAGAGTTTAGATCATGTGATAGAAGGACTAGAATATTTAATACAGACTAATACTGACTCTAAAATTGAGATAATAAATAACGATGTCAATGAACTAACTTTAAGCGATAAAGTAGACATTATAGTCACTGATCCGCCTTATGCAGATGACGTCCCATACCCAGAAGTTAGTGACTTCTATTACGTATGGTTAAAAAGGATAATTCCATTTCCTTATAGAACCCAATGGGAAGAATTCGTACCAAAAGATATAGGAGTTGATGGAGAAAGAAGTAAGGCATTCGGAGATAGTGTAGGCTCTTACGAATATTTCAGAAATAAATTAGCACAAGCATTTAATAAACTTGCTGAAATTTTAAAAGACGTTGGTTTATTAATTACTTTCTATAACCATACATCTCCAGATGCATGGGTATCTTTACTTTATGCAGGCTGGTATGTTTCAAAGTTTAGGATAACTACAACTTATGCAGTAACTACTGAATATGAGACAAGGGTAACAGCCCTCAACACTACAATCTCATTAGATAAGTCAATAGTTATAGTCTGGAGAAAGAAAGCTGAAGGTTCTAAGCTAATTCAAGAGGTCAGAAGAGAGGCTATTTCAAAAGTTTCTGACTGGATATCAAATATGTTAAATAAGCAACAGCTTAAGCTCTCTATAGACACTTATATAGAGGTCTTAGGAAAGGTTCTTAGTGTATTTACCCAATACGAAAAAATCCTAGGCTTAAGAGGAGAAGGAATAAATGCAGTCGAAGATTTAGTCACAAACTATGTATTTCCTACTACTGCACAAGCAATAATTGAAGGGTTATCTAGAGGAATAGGCGTGAGGATTACAGATCCTTATGCAGTTTATTATGTTTTAGTAAAGCTTCTAATTCCTACACCTAAGAAAGGGGTAAGGAAATTGGATAACAATAGTTTAGTATTTCTAAATATCTCATCCGGTAGTTTAGATGTTGAAGATTTACAAAGTAAAGGAGTCGTTAGAGTTGAAGACAGTACAATAGCTTTAGTAGAGCCTGAACAGGATAAAGATACAATTGCTGCATTAGAGCAACTTCCAGAAGTGAAGATGGTCCTTCAAGGGAATTACAATTTCTCTAATCCGGTTCAAGTCTTCCATTACCTTGAATACGTCTCGTTAAAATATTCCGATAAGCTTAAGGACGAGATTGAGAAGCTCAGAGAGAGGACTCGTTTCGTAGATGAGGCTTTAGCTATTGCAAAAGTCTTTGCGAGAGTCTTACCAGATAACGACATAGAGAAGGAACCCTCTAAGCGTTTGTCTGGTGAAAAAGTAGGTATAGAGAGGTGGTTAAATGGCTGA
- a CDS encoding DEAD/DEAH box helicase: MSEFILFYLDKLKEYHPIFRYPLLTGGDYEPYIHQAEIFYRLLARDPVRFLIADDVGLGKTIEGIMIMDQLIKNRGVKRILLIVPKVLVNQWISELRKFDKEWQLPIIDYRKYRGALSENGIYIVSVDTIKRNEHKSNFLSVNWDLIVVDEIHKVGIIGNKENQRYATLASLVTKNPNSHFIGLSATPHRGNDNDYIKRLVLIDPHLRDNSEAVLRSTVRAIILKRNKDNVNKVYEKEEIFPKAYFIQYLVEPTEDEERYYTLIRELSLAILKDYYDSIGEKPKALQLLAFIIGRRSLSSPSAGLMTFKHVIENRSMKVNENEVIDEAEEYAEEEEIEEDVEPDDIANELAEINAPYLERFKDFIPQLIEYAKRVINNDSRVKALTNLVKTHLSKGDKVIIFTEYKDTANYILGKLKEALNLTDREIKVVTSETVNQEGIDKIKKWLEGKESKVLVATDVASEGLNLQSANVIIHYEIPLSIVRFEQRNGRVWRLKQIKPVYIYYISLKIPLEQALLENYYNKLLSITKGVGSNEKVVDALIYQGVTVNKIFDLSEDKETIPIYTMYSDPNNEKEKVTPIKVWEAALQGNLDNLVNCLLKRIKILKETMRKFALFEKMQGAIINEIDSIRHLSGFENRKELNNAIKLFLEQYVKYQDGTFSNGKIIIQKLSLFETYDDNRVGKDIYLFYSLVSRFAKIRKNYIVCDSLDYNIYLIDTSVETKSNKNLIHLPIIINSKGDIIRESDFIKNILPKLLHCNAIYPDEVLVKDNLWVYKAIDYVQQKLYYIEQQFISYRQRRGKDNWVPNSREDYKVNPTIVGAIIGVKGHNEDVKEAVIKALSEQGWKIGLGDKIRAEGKGEVRYIKIVSPLDILKVKSDEWIYTYVNNALVGVKHGV; encoded by the coding sequence ATGAGTGAATTTATCCTTTTCTACTTAGATAAATTAAAGGAATATCATCCTATATTTAGGTATCCTCTTTTAACCGGAGGGGATTATGAGCCTTACATTCATCAAGCTGAAATATTTTATAGGCTTCTCGCAAGGGATCCAGTAAGGTTTCTCATAGCCGATGATGTGGGACTTGGGAAGACAATAGAAGGGATAATGATAATGGATCAATTAATTAAGAATAGGGGGGTTAAAAGGATTCTATTAATAGTCCCTAAGGTCTTAGTTAACCAGTGGATATCTGAGTTAAGGAAATTTGATAAAGAGTGGCAATTACCAATAATTGATTATAGAAAATATAGGGGAGCATTAAGCGAAAACGGGATTTATATAGTTAGTGTAGATACTATAAAGAGGAATGAACACAAGTCTAACTTTTTATCTGTTAATTGGGATTTAATTGTGGTTGACGAAATACATAAAGTAGGAATAATAGGTAATAAAGAAAATCAGAGATATGCAACCTTAGCCTCATTGGTAACTAAAAACCCAAACTCTCACTTTATCGGCTTATCAGCCACACCTCATAGAGGTAACGATAACGATTACATAAAGAGACTTGTCCTTATAGACCCCCATTTAAGGGATAATAGTGAAGCAGTATTAAGGAGTACTGTTAGGGCTATAATACTAAAGAGGAATAAAGATAACGTTAATAAAGTTTACGAAAAGGAGGAGATATTCCCTAAAGCATACTTTATTCAGTATCTAGTAGAACCTACGGAAGACGAGGAAAGATATTATACATTAATAAGAGAGCTCTCTTTAGCAATACTTAAAGATTATTACGATAGTATAGGTGAGAAGCCTAAAGCCCTTCAGCTCTTAGCATTTATAATAGGTAGACGTTCACTGTCTAGCCCTTCAGCTGGCTTAATGACTTTTAAACACGTAATAGAGAATAGGAGCATGAAAGTCAATGAAAATGAGGTTATAGATGAAGCTGAGGAATACGCTGAAGAGGAGGAAATTGAGGAAGACGTAGAACCTGATGATATAGCAAATGAATTAGCTGAAATAAACGCTCCATATCTTGAAAGATTTAAAGATTTCATACCGCAGTTAATAGAGTATGCTAAAAGGGTTATTAATAACGATAGTAGAGTAAAGGCACTTACAAATTTAGTGAAAACTCATTTAAGTAAAGGGGATAAGGTAATAATATTTACAGAATATAAGGACACTGCGAATTATATTTTAGGAAAGCTTAAGGAAGCTCTCAATTTAACAGATAGGGAAATTAAAGTAGTAACTAGTGAAACAGTAAATCAAGAGGGAATAGATAAGATTAAGAAATGGTTAGAGGGCAAAGAAAGCAAAGTTTTAGTTGCTACAGACGTAGCTTCAGAGGGGTTAAATTTACAGAGTGCTAATGTTATAATACACTACGAGATCCCGTTAAGCATAGTAAGGTTTGAACAAAGGAACGGAAGAGTATGGAGACTTAAGCAGATCAAGCCTGTGTATATATATTATATTTCATTAAAGATACCTTTAGAACAAGCCTTACTCGAAAATTACTACAATAAGCTTTTATCAATAACTAAAGGTGTTGGGTCTAATGAAAAGGTAGTTGATGCTTTAATATACCAAGGAGTTACTGTGAACAAGATATTTGATCTTAGCGAGGATAAAGAGACTATACCAATATACACAATGTATAGTGATCCTAATAATGAAAAAGAAAAAGTTACCCCAATTAAGGTATGGGAGGCCGCATTACAAGGAAATCTAGATAATTTGGTGAATTGTCTGTTAAAGAGGATAAAAATCCTAAAAGAAACTATGAGAAAGTTCGCGTTATTCGAAAAGATGCAGGGTGCTATTATAAACGAGATTGACTCTATTAGACATCTCTCAGGCTTTGAAAATAGGAAAGAACTTAATAACGCAATTAAATTATTCTTAGAACAATATGTTAAATATCAAGATGGAACTTTTTCTAACGGAAAAATAATTATACAGAAATTATCTTTATTCGAAACATATGACGATAACAGAGTAGGCAAGGATATATATTTATTTTACTCCTTAGTTTCTAGATTTGCTAAGATACGTAAGAATTATATAGTTTGTGATAGTTTAGACTACAACATTTATCTTATAGATACAAGTGTAGAGACTAAGTCTAATAAGAACTTGATACATCTCCCTATAATAATAAATTCTAAAGGCGATATAATCCGTGAAAGTGACTTCATTAAGAATATCCTTCCTAAATTGCTGCATTGTAATGCAATTTATCCAGATGAGGTGTTAGTGAAAGATAACTTATGGGTGTATAAAGCAATAGACTACGTGCAACAAAAACTTTACTATATCGAACAGCAGTTTATATCTTATAGACAACGTAGAGGAAAGGATAATTGGGTACCAAATAGTAGGGAAGACTATAAGGTTAACCCAACTATAGTAGGGGCGATAATAGGAGTTAAAGGGCATAATGAAGACGTTAAAGAGGCTGTAATAAAAGCTCTTAGTGAACAAGGATGGAAGATAGGTTTAGGAGATAAAATAAGAGCAGAAGGTAAAGGCGAGGTTAGATATATAAAAATTGTAAGCCCGTTAGATATATTAAAAGTAAAAAGTGACGAATGGATTTATACTTACGTTAATAATGCACTAGTAGGTGTTAAACATGGAGTATAA
- a CDS encoding DUF499 domain-containing protein — protein sequence MADLVYENKVREDVFNPSLDDQMAPELSDVIVGNAPSIYLDPKEFFSVTYITDSMRILINEITNALSQGKGTTITIYSLFGGGKTHTLLLLYHAFNNPKIAKEFGLNVLEGVKVIGIGGKDSRTAPSPVNPLKDGNVEIKTLWGYIANKLGKYDIIKKFDEDMITPQKDDLEKLFKGERVLILADEIAYYLLRLKGRYKEYYEQCLLFLEALASMGVNLPVVLVATIPAKIEASPNKQDIIEYIEAGYEPEVIEALAKRLERSGKAFRAPIETSTDLANVLIKRIFKEVNEAVKNNVVGKYQKLADQYRDYVDASIVQDVARTYPFHPLYVEALKRLLEGNTHLQGTREGIKITRYVIRNLWNSKPTRSLILPSDISIKDPQIHDLLLKDFKNYGTVADTIIQRSKGLEIVFLLANYIFITTYYYQLGLDAGQLSSALPDDKEIITSVFDPEYLNSIDRLPSDVKEILESISSNSKNVDMIIPYIMNDKGRYWVTYFLDPKTICEKDASKVPQAEVEEKLNDIMLKLAETPIDVVQKKGKKIVSGLLLKLYRTILRNKNELVNVDESSYYLAILSKPVCQDCKDINEVFKASEEVARKILYYVPSGRTEGLRRYSNTITLLFPSVGSNRDKMEDYMRKYISCSKMDVTPYYKDKISREYADKILHEYLNSLENAIYNQIFQYFDKVAYPTGNNEIRIVELKSGEKTLLQQVESTLIDEGKIIREENLDFDVLITLLSNLGIDITSKSFSVKDLREVFYTNPSLPFVTDSAIYNAIRNGVEKLEVGVMTRGKVYYKKYEGMGEILVNETSIILPAKEAADKEIDELISQEKIIEEGDKVIKRYYVLELPDGTRIPLKELKKDENWFVKFKTGEIKLVEESLEVGIELYAEPKEVEGLPGEVKEVKITVKKVGNFNSKVYLSSNYGVLDVTEGVPDFQTILRITLNQDGITIVNAKYDNKEKSVEILTRLRRNECERIVDQLNKDSKISEIDIININDIRTVITKLNSLIIGKKVLEGEINVEDPNKKIFVSARPLGSSILDFVNFLNPLLSLIGLKSKVSGSLRIKVEEIKEINKVEEINDLISKGIIKVRVKVC from the coding sequence ATGGCTGACTTAGTTTACGAGAATAAAGTAAGGGAAGACGTATTTAATCCGAGCTTAGACGATCAAATGGCTCCAGAACTTAGTGATGTTATAGTTGGGAACGCGCCATCAATTTATTTAGACCCTAAAGAGTTCTTCTCTGTTACATATATAACGGATTCTATGAGAATTTTAATTAATGAAATAACTAACGCTTTAAGCCAAGGTAAAGGGACTACTATAACGATATATTCCTTATTCGGAGGTGGTAAGACACATACTCTACTTTTACTGTATCATGCTTTTAACAATCCTAAAATAGCGAAGGAGTTTGGGCTTAATGTTTTAGAAGGCGTTAAAGTAATAGGAATAGGGGGTAAGGATAGCAGAACCGCCCCATCACCGGTAAATCCCTTAAAGGATGGTAATGTTGAAATAAAGACCTTATGGGGTTATATTGCAAATAAACTTGGAAAATATGATATAATTAAAAAATTTGATGAGGATATGATAACTCCGCAAAAAGACGATCTTGAGAAGTTATTTAAAGGGGAAAGGGTTCTTATTCTGGCAGATGAGATAGCTTATTATCTTTTAAGATTAAAGGGCAGATATAAAGAGTATTATGAGCAGTGTTTGCTATTCCTAGAAGCTTTAGCATCAATGGGCGTTAATTTGCCAGTAGTGTTAGTAGCTACAATCCCGGCTAAAATTGAGGCTTCTCCTAATAAACAAGATATTATAGAGTACATTGAGGCGGGATACGAGCCTGAAGTTATAGAAGCTTTAGCTAAAAGGTTAGAGAGGAGCGGTAAGGCATTTAGAGCGCCTATAGAGACATCTACGGATTTAGCTAATGTATTAATAAAGAGAATATTCAAAGAAGTAAATGAGGCTGTTAAGAATAATGTAGTAGGTAAATATCAGAAATTAGCCGATCAGTATAGAGACTACGTCGACGCTTCCATAGTCCAGGATGTTGCGAGAACTTATCCTTTCCATCCACTTTATGTTGAGGCTTTAAAGAGGTTATTAGAAGGGAATACGCATCTTCAAGGTACTCGCGAGGGTATAAAGATAACTAGGTATGTAATAAGGAACTTATGGAACTCTAAACCTACAAGGAGTTTAATTTTACCATCGGATATAAGTATAAAAGATCCTCAGATACACGATTTATTACTGAAGGATTTCAAGAATTATGGTACAGTTGCAGACACTATCATTCAGAGATCTAAGGGATTGGAAATAGTGTTTTTATTAGCAAATTATATATTTATTACAACATATTATTACCAGTTAGGGTTAGATGCAGGCCAACTTTCTTCTGCATTACCTGATGATAAGGAAATAATTACTTCGGTGTTCGACCCAGAATACCTCAACTCAATAGATAGGCTCCCATCTGATGTGAAGGAGATTTTAGAGAGTATTAGTAGCAATTCGAAGAATGTTGATATGATTATCCCATATATTATGAATGATAAGGGGAGATATTGGGTTACTTATTTCTTAGATCCTAAAACGATATGTGAAAAAGATGCAAGTAAAGTGCCGCAAGCTGAGGTAGAGGAGAAGTTAAATGATATTATGCTCAAATTAGCTGAAACTCCGATAGACGTTGTACAAAAGAAGGGTAAGAAAATTGTCAGCGGGCTTTTACTAAAATTGTATAGGACTATACTTAGAAATAAGAATGAATTAGTTAACGTTGATGAATCATCATATTACCTTGCAATATTAAGTAAGCCAGTGTGTCAAGATTGTAAGGACATAAATGAGGTATTTAAAGCTTCTGAAGAAGTTGCGAGGAAAATATTATACTATGTACCTTCTGGAAGGACAGAGGGCTTAAGGAGATATTCCAATACTATAACGTTACTATTTCCATCAGTAGGATCTAATAGGGATAAAATGGAAGACTATATGAGAAAGTATATTTCCTGCTCCAAGATGGATGTAACACCTTATTATAAAGATAAAATTTCAAGAGAATATGCAGATAAAATACTTCATGAGTATTTAAATAGCTTAGAGAATGCAATATATAATCAAATATTTCAATATTTTGATAAAGTAGCCTACCCCACTGGGAATAACGAGATTAGAATAGTAGAACTAAAAAGCGGAGAAAAGACATTACTTCAGCAAGTCGAAAGCACGTTAATTGATGAGGGTAAAATAATTCGCGAAGAGAATTTAGACTTTGATGTATTAATAACGTTATTAAGTAATTTAGGGATTGATATAACAAGTAAATCATTTTCGGTTAAGGACTTAAGGGAGGTATTTTACACTAATCCTTCTTTACCTTTCGTCACAGATTCGGCGATTTATAACGCTATACGTAACGGCGTGGAGAAGTTAGAAGTAGGCGTTATGACTAGGGGGAAAGTTTATTATAAGAAATATGAAGGCATGGGAGAAATATTAGTTAATGAGACTTCAATAATCTTGCCAGCTAAAGAAGCTGCAGATAAAGAGATTGATGAATTGATCTCTCAAGAGAAAATCATAGAGGAAGGCGATAAAGTGATTAAGAGGTATTATGTATTAGAATTACCCGATGGCACAAGAATACCTCTAAAAGAACTTAAGAAAGATGAAAACTGGTTTGTTAAATTTAAGACAGGAGAGATTAAACTAGTTGAGGAAAGTTTAGAGGTCGGTATAGAGTTGTATGCTGAGCCTAAAGAGGTCGAAGGTTTGCCCGGTGAAGTAAAGGAAGTTAAAATAACAGTGAAGAAAGTAGGCAATTTCAACTCTAAGGTATACTTAAGTAGTAATTATGGAGTGCTAGACGTAACTGAGGGAGTCCCAGATTTTCAGACTATTCTGAGGATTACGTTAAATCAAGACGGTATAACTATTGTAAATGCTAAATATGATAATAAGGAGAAGAGTGTTGAAATACTCACTAGGTTAAGGCGAAACGAGTGCGAGAGGATTGTAGACCAGTTAAATAAAGATTCAAAGATTTCTGAGATAGATATAATAAATATTAATGATATAAGGACTGTGATTACCAAGTTGAACTCGTTAATAATCGGTAAAAAGGTCTTAGAGGGCGAAATTAACGTAGAAGACCCTAATAAGAAAATTTTTGTGAGTGCTAGGCCTTTAGGGTCTAGTATTCTCGATTTCGTTAATTTCTTAAATCCCCTATTAAGCTTAATAGGTTTGAAGTCTAAGGTTTCTGGCTCACTTAGAATAAAAGTTGAGGAAATTAAAGAGATAAATAAAGTTGAGGAAATTAACGACTTAATTAGTAAAGGGATTATAAAAGTAAGAGTTAAGGTGTGTTAA
- a CDS encoding KaiC domain-containing protein produces the protein MYVKRVRTYIPGMDEILYGGIPERNIVLVSGGPGTGKSIMAKQFIYNGLTRGESGIFVALEEHPVSVLRSFHHFGWDVTKYEKEGKFAIIDAFTGGYGSTAQKEKYVVKNVDDVKELGEILRTAIKEMKATRVAIDSVSTLYLTKPAMARSIVMTLKRIISGLGCTAIFVSQVSVGERGFGGPGVEHAVDGIIRMDLDEVEGKMYRSIIVWKMRDTKISMVRHPMEITDNGIIVEWDKYLKITNFKAEIQPLPKEEVEEMKKSLEVKEKVEEIEIEEEE, from the coding sequence ATGTATGTAAAAAGAGTTAGGACATATATACCCGGTATGGATGAGATACTTTACGGGGGTATTCCAGAGAGGAATATAGTCTTAGTCTCAGGTGGACCGGGAACGGGCAAATCAATAATGGCTAAACAATTCATATATAACGGTTTAACCAGAGGAGAAAGCGGAATTTTCGTAGCCTTAGAGGAGCATCCAGTCTCAGTACTTAGGAGTTTTCACCACTTCGGCTGGGATGTCACAAAATACGAAAAAGAGGGAAAATTTGCAATAATTGACGCATTTACCGGAGGATATGGTTCAACAGCACAAAAGGAAAAGTACGTAGTTAAAAATGTAGATGACGTTAAGGAATTAGGCGAAATACTTAGAACTGCAATAAAGGAAATGAAAGCTACTAGAGTTGCCATAGATTCCGTAAGTACGCTTTATTTAACTAAACCAGCAATGGCTAGAAGTATAGTAATGACCCTAAAGAGAATAATTTCAGGATTAGGATGTACGGCAATTTTCGTCAGTCAAGTTTCAGTAGGAGAAAGAGGTTTCGGAGGACCCGGAGTTGAACACGCAGTTGACGGAATAATTAGAATGGATTTAGATGAGGTTGAAGGAAAGATGTATAGGTCGATAATAGTGTGGAAAATGAGAGATACAAAAATATCCATGGTAAGACATCCCATGGAGATAACTGATAACGGAATAATAGTAGAATGGGATAAGTACTTAAAGATAACAAACTTTAAAGCTGAAATACAACCTTTACCTAAGGAAGAAGTAGAGGAGATGAAAAAGTCGTTAGAGGTTAAAGAGAAGGTAGAAGAAATTGAAATTGAGGAAGAGGAATAA
- a CDS encoding MBL fold metallo-hydrolase, producing the protein MEYKYGNTLIRIKQGYREIGGNFIIIEDKDNTLVFDQGIRFSRFKKYYNVNIQPSSASELRRLGIIPPSDEFNKIYISHLHLDHLGVLHLLNVGTLLHVPDKDTFNQFIEPYKESDNWTTYISPPLGVNVIDIRDNQDGVLPLQVEHSAYPAYSFYYNNGDVRILYSGDLRLSSPLKVADQELHDRIHEKTLLEEYEERGLDTDVLIIEGTNFSSAISPLQPHYFNEQVNNIFENHGNSLIMVSIDPIDLEELAYLLLVAKEKGRIPVFSGRRLIKMASFWISKFNLTDKAYQFDDKSIEFEIIDEEEIIRSPQDYVIFTVKGNLIDFGRRLSEIIKGSAVISLSTESKAESGEDESVEDNWYKALGFIIYRLRISGHYYPYELRTILEYIKPKKVIPIHTEAPLTMCEYINKLGYSCAENLP; encoded by the coding sequence ATGGAGTATAAATACGGGAATACTCTGATCAGAATCAAACAAGGATATAGAGAAATTGGTGGTAATTTTATTATAATAGAAGATAAGGACAATACCCTAGTCTTTGACCAAGGGATAAGATTTTCGAGGTTTAAAAAATATTATAACGTTAATATTCAACCATCAAGTGCCTCAGAATTAAGGAGGCTAGGGATCATACCACCATCTGATGAATTTAACAAGATTTATATATCTCACTTACACCTAGATCACTTAGGGGTTCTACACTTATTAAATGTAGGCACGTTATTACATGTACCAGATAAAGATACTTTTAATCAATTCATAGAACCGTATAAAGAATCTGACAACTGGACTACATATATATCTCCTCCTCTAGGTGTTAACGTAATTGATATAAGAGATAATCAAGATGGGGTATTGCCATTGCAAGTCGAACATAGTGCTTACCCAGCCTATTCGTTCTATTATAATAACGGGGACGTTAGAATATTGTACTCTGGTGACTTAAGACTTTCATCTCCTCTAAAAGTAGCAGATCAAGAGTTACACGATAGAATTCACGAAAAAACTCTTCTTGAGGAATACGAAGAGAGGGGATTAGATACTGACGTATTAATAATAGAGGGAACGAACTTCTCCTCTGCTATCTCTCCTTTACAGCCCCATTATTTTAACGAGCAAGTTAATAATATCTTCGAAAATCATGGTAATTCACTAATCATGGTCTCTATAGATCCTATAGATCTAGAAGAGCTCGCATATCTTCTTCTAGTTGCTAAAGAGAAAGGCAGAATTCCAGTGTTTTCTGGACGCAGATTAATAAAAATGGCTAGCTTCTGGATATCAAAATTTAATCTAACAGATAAAGCTTATCAGTTTGATGATAAAAGCATAGAATTTGAAATAATAGATGAAGAGGAGATAATTAGATCTCCACAGGATTATGTTATATTTACAGTTAAGGGGAACCTAATAGACTTTGGAAGGAGATTAAGTGAAATAATTAAGGGCTCTGCAGTTATATCACTATCCACAGAAAGTAAGGCTGAAAGTGGAGAAGATGAAAGTGTAGAGGATAATTGGTATAAGGCTTTAGGCTTTATAATCTATAGGTTGAGAATCTCCGGTCATTACTATCCATATGAGTTAAGGACTATATTAGAATACATTAAACCTAAGAAGGTAATCCCAATACATACAGAAGCCCCACTAACCATGTGCGAATACATAAATAAATTAGGTTATAGTTGTGCAGAGAATCTTCCGTAA